The Sporocytophaga myxococcoides DSM 11118 genome segment GAGTAGTTACATAAGATGAAAAAAAAGGAGCATTGACATATCCTTCATATTTTTTAGAATCATCATTTGAGTAGGTTTCTCTTCTTCCTTTAGATTGAGTTGATTCATCAAAATAGCCAGGCATCACATTTCCGGTAAAATATCCACGTTGTGTTCCTAGCCCAGTTCCTTCGTGGTCCATAGACATGGCTACAAAAATTTTACTTCCTGCCCCCGGTTTATAGTAGTTTCCAACGAAGTTTACTTCCATAGCCCCACCATCAGTGGTACGTCCACCCCAGTTGTAGACAACGTTATTCGTAATATCAAGCCTTCCTGCATAATAAGCATTTCCATCAAGCCCTCCTCCCATACTCCAGTTACGGCCATAGTTATGTGCCAATAGATTATGATGGAAGCTTCCTACATCTCCACCGATTGTACCAGCATATCCGTGCTCGGTACCTGGAGGATAATTCTGGTGGTTTGCTGCATTCAGAGCTTCAGAAATCAAGGTACGTTGTAACGTAATGTTTTTAGCACCGCGAGAACTGAATGATTCATCTATAGTCCAGCTTATTGAACAATGATCAAGGATACTATGATTAGCACCTGTTAAACCCATTCCGTCAAAGGTCGGACCAGCGCCAAGTCTTACCTTCATAAACCGGCCAATGACATCATTTCCTGTAAAACCAAAAGGAGCCTTTCTGATACAGATACCTTTGCCAGGTGCTGTTTGTCCTGCTACTGTAACATACGGATCGCTCAGCACAAGACGAGATTCCAGAACAATCATTCCACCTACATCAAACACAATAGTTCTTGGACCTGTTTCATTCTCTACTGCATATCTTAAACTTCCTGGATTGTTATCATCTTTCAGATTGGTAACATGCACTACTTTACCCCCTCTACCACCAATTGCAAAGCGTCCATACCCTTCCGCACCAGGGAACGCCAGCTGTCTTGGTCGAAATACCCAGACATTACCCTTGATAACAGTTCCTGAACTATTCACTTCGTCAACTCTCCAGTAATAAGTGTTCATACTATACAAACCTGTTACATTATAACTGGATCCAGTCTGCTGGCCTTTATAACAAGCCGAGCTGGTAGTTCCGGTTTCAACACAAGTTTTATCAGTGCCGAAATAAACACGATGAGCTGTTGCACTGGAACCTGCCGTCCATTTCAATGTTGCAGAACCTGTTCCAGCGTCAACGTGCCTTTCCCCATCTGCAGGAACAGGGCTCTTAGCCTGATCTTTTACATTAGGAGTATTCAGTTCAAAACCATTTATATAAACGTTTTTCATAGAAGCAGAAGAAGATGTTTCTGCTTTATATAGCAATACAACATTTTTTCCTGCGGTTGCATTAAAAGTAACATATGAACTTGCCACGGTATTTATTGACACAGCTCTGTTTGAAGGATTAAGATTGTTGATTGTCAATGTTCCGTTTACATAAACATCAATCGGGGCGAATGAATTTGATGCAGGATCAGCAAATGAATTATGATAAAGCAACATTGAATGTGTTCCTGTTGAAAGGCCGCTTATAGTAAGCTCAATCTCTGCTCCAGCATTTCCGCCATCCACAACTACACCATCACAAATAAGACGTGCATAGTTTGGCGTCTGTACACCTACTTTATACCAGTCAGCACGCAAAGCAGTACCGTTCATTCCTGTCTTTTTAAATGTAAATGTAACCCCGCTGATGGCTTTGGAAATACTTACAGCATTGTCAGGAACCCAGGCCACATAATTCGGGTCATTGACTTCTGCATCAGATCGACCACTCATGTTCAGGTCGACTTTGACAACCGGAGTTTGAGCCAACAGAAGGTGTACGCAACTGGAAGCCAGAATAATTAAGAATAAAAATTTTCTCATAATTAATGGATTAAAAGGATATTCTTATTTCTGCATTAATATTTAAATCCTTGTTTAAGCAGAATACCCAGTCCCAAAATCAGAAGTAACATTTTTTATAAAAAAAATCGCTGACCGAAAAAAATAGTCATTAATCTTCTCCATTCTATCAGTGTATCAAAGCATTTAAAATATTGAAAAGGAGGAAAGAAAACTTATTTAATATAAAAGACCTACTCAAAATGAGATAACCAAGTTTTATATTAAATCAATAAAATCCAATCTTTATATATAGGAAATTATTTACTCTTTTACATCAATTATTCTCCATGAGCTGAAATTCATTTCTTAACCATGACTTAACAAAAAGATAAATAACAAAGACCCACTGATCAAGGGTTTTATTAATATATAGCGTTAAGATATGAGGACATTTAGCAACCAAGAAAAAAGGATACTTAGAAAGATCATAAGCCTTAACAAAAGAGGAGCCAAAATAATCTCTCTTATTCCTTTTTCAGAAAACCTACTGAACCTACGTTCACAACTTTATGTCATAAAAGGAAAAGATACTTCTCATTTATCAAAAGAAGAATTTTATCCTTTCTGCAAAATTGAAATATACGGTAAGGCAGCCGATGTATACAAAGATTACTTTGCATTAACTCAAAGATTATTATACGTTACCGAGTTTATTGATTACCTTCTGAAAGAAAAATATTTAGTAGTAAGGGAGCCGAATATACTTTCAAGCTTTTACTTTAACAAAATTGAATACCTATCAAAAGAATTAAATGGCGAAGATTCAGGAGCAGTAAAAATAGATTTGAAGATTACATCAGAGATCAAAACATTTCTGGAAAAATGTAGCTATTACTATACCCCAACTAATGCTTTAATCCAACTGATTAAAAATAATTTCAGAACAGGAAATGGAAATAATCTATGGATCAGCAAAATCTCTCTTGGTTCCTTGTTTGACTATTTATTGTTCATATCTTCGGACTGGGGCAATTATACATATCAGCGGACAAGTCACAGGGCAGTAAATGTAAGACCTCACAAAAGCATTTATCATACCAATGAAAGTTCAATACATAATACAGATCTTGTTTATATGTCAATGCTTGAAGATTGAGTTGCATTGATCATTTACATTTTCAACAAATATTAAAGAAAAAAAATAACCCCGAAACACTTCAGGGTTATTTAAATTTACGAATTAAAATAAACAGGTGTATAATTATAATATGGCTGATTTATTTC includes the following:
- a CDS encoding Ig-like domain-containing protein; the encoded protein is MRKFLFLIILASSCVHLLLAQTPVVKVDLNMSGRSDAEVNDPNYVAWVPDNAVSISKAISGVTFTFKKTGMNGTALRADWYKVGVQTPNYARLICDGVVVDGGNAGAEIELTISGLSTGTHSMLLYHNSFADPASNSFAPIDVYVNGTLTINNLNPSNRAVSINTVASSYVTFNATAGKNVVLLYKAETSSSASMKNVYINGFELNTPNVKDQAKSPVPADGERHVDAGTGSATLKWTAGSSATAHRVYFGTDKTCVETGTTSSACYKGQQTGSSYNVTGLYSMNTYYWRVDEVNSSGTVIKGNVWVFRPRQLAFPGAEGYGRFAIGGRGGKVVHVTNLKDDNNPGSLRYAVENETGPRTIVFDVGGMIVLESRLVLSDPYVTVAGQTAPGKGICIRKAPFGFTGNDVIGRFMKVRLGAGPTFDGMGLTGANHSILDHCSISWTIDESFSSRGAKNITLQRTLISEALNAANHQNYPPGTEHGYAGTIGGDVGSFHHNLLAHNYGRNWSMGGGLDGNAYYAGRLDITNNVVYNWGGRTTDGGAMEVNFVGNYYKPGAGSKIFVAMSMDHEGTGLGTQRGYFTGNVMPGYFDESTQSKGRRETYSNDDSKKYEGYVNAPFFSSYVTTQSAIDAYKSVLSDVGHTQPVFDEHDIRIVNETLNGTYKYKGSVTGKPGFPDKESDVGGYESYPTTTRASNWDTDGDGMPDFWEKGKGFNPNSTKGDFSESNGDPDKDGFTNLEDYLNWMAEYHYIIANTATQPINLTNMFMGYSKTSPAYSVSSVVNGTVTISGSTATFKPATCGFASFNLSVKDNAGSTMTRKVGVYVDGTCSTPAPTIDLTGPASGKSYCQSDSVTITATASVSSGTISKVDFYDGSTLIASDAESPYSVLWLPTSTGSKTLKAISTSSGGVASTASTVSVTINSCDCNKTMNGTAIVDNCDRCVGGKTGKTACTSAGEAEIDACSFDGTVDNNNTGFKGIGFINVPNAIGSQITFYINSESVGLKTLSFRYASGGTSDRKATVNVNGTTLIGQLSFPATGAFITYKTLDVSLNLEAGINIVTLASTTGDGLANIDQIGYVSEGLGKGDCVITGLDDQTKVYSVSIFPNPSASKLNIRLNRPADIEITNAEGRIFDSFKDASEVEFGEELSPGVYFAKIRNKVYKFLKY